The genomic stretch TCCTCTTCGGTCGTCTCGGCGGGGTCGAACTGCTTGACCCAGGTGCCCTTGAAGTAGACTGCGTTCGTGATCACGAGCCGGGTCATGGCGTCGATCGATCCCGCCGGGAGGAGATCGCGGATCTTATCTTCGGTCTTCTCCTCCACCCAGCGGTTGATCGTCTGCCGCGACGGTTCAGCGTCGTTGGCGAAGTCGAGGTTTGTGACGTTTGCCGCATACCACCGTGCGGCCGTATCGACGTACTCCGGGAGGAACGAGTAGGTCTCCTCCGCCCAGAGGGCATTTGCGGTGCGGAGAGTGTAGTTCTCGTCCCCGTTGTTCAGGGCGGCATCGAGCCCGGCAAACCCGGCTCTCCGGAGGGTCTCGTTCACCGGGAGGTGGAGCACCGACCCGATCTCGTCGGCGGTCGTGCCCCGGGCGCCCTCGTAGGTGATCGCGAGGGCCGAGGAGATGCTGTAGGGCGAGAAGAAGATGTTTTTGCCCGCATACGCCGGGTCGTCCGCAATCTGCCGGTAGAGATCGGCCGCGAACCGGTTGTTCCCCGCCGAGACGTTGCCTGCGCCTTCTGCGGCCGGGTCCGACGTCTCCTGCCCGGCGGGAGGAGCCGACTGCCCGGATGTCGTTCGCGACATATCGGTGCATCCCGCGGCGACGCAGCCGAGCACGACAAGCCCTGCGAGAAGCAGCAGGCTGATGACCTTTCTGTTCATGGAGTGCGATATGGTATCCCGGATAATTATACCTGGCGTTAACGACGAAGGTTTTCGGAGCCTCGCAAGGACGGTTCATCACCTCAATGCAGCACCTCTCTGAGGATCTCGCTGCCCGCCGGGGGTACCATCGAAGGGTTGTCTGGTAAAGAGCCGTGCCCGTATACGGCAGGATGAACGGGTATCTCCCTCCCATGGCGGTGTTTCCGGGTAACCTCTCATGGTGCAATAGTATATATCAGCCATGATCATGAGTAGGCCGCGGGTCAGGAGCGAGAACAATGAAGGTTATTGGGATCAACGGGAGCCCCCGGGGCGAGAATAGCCAGACAAAGCGTCTCATCGATGCCGTCCTGAACGGCGCACAGGAGGCCGGTGCAGACGTTGAGACGATCCACCTTATATACTATGATTTTAAATTCCGGAATGCCTGCAGCATCTGTCTTCAACAGGAGAAGTGCGTATTCCTGGACGACTTCCCTCGGGTCTATGCAAAGATCAAGGAGGCAGACGGCATCGTTCTCGGATCGCCAGTATATATCGATCTCGTCACCGCCCAGATGAAGATGCTCATCGATCGGATGGCAGATGGGATCCAGTGCCAATCGCTTTCCGGAAAATACGGATGTGCGGTTGCTACATCGGGCGATCATGCGGAGGGATCGGTGGTCACCTATCTGAATCACTTCCTCCAGATGCTGGGGGCCAATCCAGTGGGAGGGGTGGGTGTGGCCCTGGGAAGGGATAGCCATGCTATAGAGAAGGCAGAAGGTGAGGCCCGTGAACTGGGAAAAACCCTGGCTTTTTCCATCCAGACCCGGCGAAAAGACCCCGCCCTGGAGGAGTTTCACCAGCGGTACCGGAAAAGGTTTGAGGATGTCCTGTCTGGAGAGAAGCCCGAATGGCCTCTTGACTACGATTACTGGGTACAGCAGGCGTGGCTATGGTGAAACTCGTATATGGTCCGTCACCGCAGCACTTCAATCACACCTATGAGCATGCCCGGGAAACAGCCCCGGGATTGCTCATAGTCCTGGCACCGCCAGGATGCAGTCGTTTCCGATGTGATGATCCATGGTGATAATGCCCGATGCCCTCATTGCGCTCCTGAAAGACTGGCATTCCGTCCCCGTCGCGACCACCGGAGCCGATGGGGTGCCCAATGTTGCAGCCAAGTCGGTTATGGTCAGGGATCCCGAGACCATCATCTGGGGCGAACTCTATTTCATGCAGACCCACGAGAACCTCTTGCGGCATCCTGTTGCGTCGCTCTGCGTCTGGGAATGGACCCCGCCGTTTACCGCGTACAAGGTGAAGGGGCGGGTCGTGATCCACAGGCATGACGAGGTAACAGCGGCGCTTGACAGAAGCGTCTGGGCCGGGCACACCGGGGAGTTCGCGGCTCGCATTGAAGGGATGGCAGCGGTCGTCCTCACGGTCGAAGAGATTTACGACCAGACTCCCCGGCTTGAGGCAGCAGGAAAGCGAGTTGCGTAGATCTTATGGGTGAACCACCCCGCGCTCTCGGACGAGGATGGGTTACTCTCCAATCTTCGGGTTCTGGTTTCCTGCCACCAAAGTGCATCCTGCCGATATATCCGGATGTGTGCGGTATCATCTTTGGTAAGCCGTTTCTCGGCGATCCCATGCCGGATCGGTGCGCCGACATACCTCCTGTCCGGCGAGTTGCAACGACCGCGATCCCCGGGTTGGTGCCGTGAACGCCTCTCCCGTGCAGACGAGATTATGTAACGGTATTAGATAGAGAATCGGAACAGAAATAGGAAGGCCAGGGCCGAGATTCGAACCCGGGTCGAGGGATCCACAGTCCCTTAGGATAACCGACTACCCCACCCTGGCAAGGTACTCACAATAATTGGCAGTCGGATTTGATTAAGGTATCTCTCCGGCGTGCCCGTGTTAGATGCCTCGCGGGGTGCCGCCGACGCACATCCGGCCGGGACTCGTGAGCGGTGCCGCGATGGCAGCCGGGAACCCGGCTGCCGTACCACCCCATTCGGCCGCCTCCGCTCGCAGGAATAAGCAGCGGGGCGAATTATTAATAGATGCCATGTTCAATAACGTACCAGTGCTCCGGGCGCCGAGCGACGCCCCGGGGGTAGGGGAATCGCCCTGAATCCGGCGTGATTCGGAAAAAAGCGGTCAATATCTCAGGATTTTTCGGATCTATTCGTTCATACCGATATACCGAAAGTGATTATCATGGCAAAGCAATCAACGATCAGGACCCCCATCGTCTGCGTGATGGGCCACGTAGATCACGGCAAGACATCGCTCCTGGATCGGATCCGGGGCTCTTCCGTGGTATCCACCGAAGAAGGCGCGATCACACAGCATATCGGTGCCACGCTTGTTCCCATCGACGCGATCACCCGCATGGGCGGAGCCCTGAGCAAGGTCAGCGTCAACGTCCCGGGCCTCCTCTTCATCGACACCCCCGGACACCACGCCTTCACCACGCT from Methanoculleus chikugoensis encodes the following:
- a CDS encoding flavodoxin family protein, which translates into the protein MKVIGINGSPRGENSQTKRLIDAVLNGAQEAGADVETIHLIYYDFKFRNACSICLQQEKCVFLDDFPRVYAKIKEADGIVLGSPVYIDLVTAQMKMLIDRMADGIQCQSLSGKYGCAVATSGDHAEGSVVTYLNHFLQMLGANPVGGVGVALGRDSHAIEKAEGEARELGKTLAFSIQTRRKDPALEEFHQRYRKRFEDVLSGEKPEWPLDYDYWVQQAWLW
- a CDS encoding serpin family protein produces the protein MNRKVISLLLLAGLVVLGCVAAGCTDMSRTTSGQSAPPAGQETSDPAAEGAGNVSAGNNRFAADLYRQIADDPAYAGKNIFFSPYSISSALAITYEGARGTTADEIGSVLHLPVNETLRRAGFAGLDAALNNGDENYTLRTANALWAEETYSFLPEYVDTAARWYAANVTNLDFANDAEPSRQTINRWVEEKTEDKIRDLLPAGSIDAMTRLVITNAVYFKGTWVKQFDPAETTEEEFRVAPGETVRVPMMHRTDEDAIYGYAETGTLQVLRMPYAHADGTELSMLVLLPREENLTAAEEALAPEKLDELRDSLTDRRVRVVFPKFTLETEYSLSPVLAAMGMPTAFSDDADFSGMDGTDMLFINEVFHKAFVDVNEEGTEAAAATGVVMNIKSAPGEDTTPVFRADHPFVFLIVEEDSGTVLFAGRVVNPESA
- a CDS encoding pyridoxamine 5'-phosphate oxidase family protein, whose translation is MVIMPDALIALLKDWHSVPVATTGADGVPNVAAKSVMVRDPETIIWGELYFMQTHENLLRHPVASLCVWEWTPPFTAYKVKGRVVIHRHDEVTAALDRSVWAGHTGEFAARIEGMAAVVLTVEEIYDQTPRLEAAGKRVA